A single Drechmeria coniospora strain ARSEF 6962 chromosome 03, whole genome shotgun sequence DNA region contains:
- a CDS encoding histone deacetylase phd1 — MAPFQLPVPKPNYLPHKFDESQDSIVEEYNSPLGLAGELHNIKFYNKCKRLAEESGITRPKGYNVSFHCNPDIEKHHFGMTHPMKPWRLTLSKSLIYSYGMSFAMDNYISRAATYDELADFHSTDYLDFLGTVLPEPVPRDVESQNPDLKFNLGGSDCPLFEGLYDYCSMSAGGALDAARKLCSNQSDIAIAWGGGLHHAKKAEASGFCYINDIVIAILQLLRYHPRVLYIDIDVHHGDGVEEAFFSTDRVMTVSFHKYDPNNFFPGTGALDDNGPKNEHNPGAHHAINVPLNDGITDEQYDMLFNTIVGRTVEKFRPSAVVLQCGADSLAGDRLGRFNLQVQGHGACVDFCKKMKLPLILFGGGGYTPRNVARAWTYETSIAIDCQDKIDPILPHHTPWREQFRHETLFPTLEQILGEPRQNKNPQKRLQDIVHHVTEQLRFVQAAPSVQMQAIPPDLGAIRDEVEDRLREQAAERNEELRRIKEAGIAVPMEF; from the coding sequence ATGGCCCCTTTCCAGCTCCCCGTCCCGAAGCCAAACTACCTGCCTCACAAGTTTGACGAATCCCAAGACTCCATTGTCGAGGAGTACAATTCTCCCTTGGGCCTGGCCGGCGAATTGCACAATATCAAGTTCTACAACAAGTGCAAACGCCTGGCTGAGGAGTCTGGCATCACCCGCCCCAAAGGCTACAATGTCTCCTTCCACTGCAATCCAGACATTGAGAAACACCACTTTGGCATGACACACCCCATGAAACCTTGGCGTCTGACCCTATCGAAGAGCCTCATATACTCGTACGGCATGTCATTCGCCATGGACAATTACATATCACGTGCTGCCACGTACGACGAACTTGCCGACTTCCACTCTACTGATTACCTCGACTTCCTAGGCACCGTCCTCCCCGAACCAGTGCCCCGCGATGTGGAGAGCCAGAACCCGGACCTCAAGTTCAACCTGGGTGGCAGTGATTGCCCTTTATTCGAAGGCCTTTACGATTACTGCTCCATgtccgccggcggcgccctggATGCGGCAAGAAAGCTTTGCTCCAACCAGTCCGACATCGCCATAGCCTGGGGAGGCGGTCTCCATCATGCCAAGAAGGCCGAGGCATCCGGCTTCTGCTACATCAACGACATTGTCATTGCCATCCTGCAGCTGCTGCGATACCACCCCCGCGTGCTGTACATCGACATCGATGTCcaccatggcgatggcgtaGAAGAGGCCTTTTTCTCCACCGACCGGGTCATGACGGTATCGTTCCACAAGTACGACCCGAACAACTTCTTTCCCGGCACAGGGGCCTTGGACGACAACGGGCCCAAAAACGAGCACAACCCCGGGGCACACCATGCCATCAACGTTCCACTGAACGACGGCATCACCGACGAGCAGTACGACATGCTCTTCAACACCATTGTTGGCCGCACCGTCGAGAAATTTCGACCTAGTGCCGTTGTCCTACAGTGCGGCGCTGATTCCCTGGCAGGAGATCGGCTCGGCCGGTTCAACCTCCAGGTGCAGGGCCACGGTGCTTGTGTTGATTTTTGCAAAAAGATGAAACTACCCCTAATCCTCTTTGGCGGTGGCGGGTATACCCCTCGCAACGTTGCTCGCGCCTGGACCTACGAGACGAGCATCGCCATCGACTGCCAAGACAAGATCGACCCAATCCTCCCCCATCACACCCCGTGGCGAGAACAATTCCGCCACGAAACCCTCTTTCCAACTCTGGAGCAGATACTGGGCGAGCCACGCCAGAACAAAAACCCTCAGAAACGCCTGCAGGACATTGTACACCATGTCACCGAGCAGCTCCGCTTCGTCCAGGCAGCTCCCAGTGTACAGATGCAAGCCATCCCACCTGACCTAGGGGCCATTCGGGATGAGGTCGAGGATCGGCTCAGGGAGCAGGCCGCCGAAAGAAACGAGGAGCTGCGCCGCATCAAGGAAGCAGGCATCGCGGTACCGATGGAGTTTTGA
- a CDS encoding putative BCS1 protein precursor — MASTASSPHSPFSLDALFDNPLFAGGIGLASLGAAAAFARRGAIVVLGAVRRRLIVNVEIGKQDPAYPWILAWLSQPHENVGFIASRVTRVHNLSVTTATNSAGASVGGKMDAHFFLNPGYGQHIVKFGGAYIAVTREKHSTANMNTGEPHETVQLTTLWSNRHVFETVFGEAHKLAANASEGKTVVYSARGLEWKPLGDPRKKRPLDSVVLDEGIEENIVDDVKDFLFRQQWYVDRGIPYRRGYLLFGPPGSGKSSFIQALAGELDFSVAMINLSETGMTDDKLAFLLTKLPKRSFLLLEDADAAFVNRKQRDADGYSGASVTFSGLLNALDGVAAGEERIAFLTTNHIDRLDPALIRPGRVDMMIRIGEATKYQAARMWDRFYGDVDTDGRGRERFLQRLEDLGLAVENRGANGPTRLLSTAAIQGLFLFNKNDMEGAINSAGSLIPEKFDTETDRGCAVR; from the coding sequence ATGGCGTCGACTGCTTCATCCCCGCACTCGCCATTCAGTCTCGATGCCCTCTTCGACAATCCTTTGTTCGCTGGCGGCATTGGGCTAGCCTCGCTTGGCGCCGCTGCAGCCTTTGCCCGCAGAGGCGCCATTGTCGTCCTCGGGGCCGTTCGACGTCGTCTGATCGTCAACGTCGAGATCGGCAAACAGGATCCTGCCTACCCCTGGATCCTTGCCTGGCTATCACAACCCCATGAAAATGTTGGGTTCATCGCATCTCGGGTCACCCGCGTACACAATTTGTCCGTCACCACGGCGACTAATTCAGCGGGAGCCAGCGTTGGCGGGAAGATGGATGCACATTTCTTCCTCAACCCTGGTTATGGACAGCACATTGTCAAGTTTGGCGGGGCCTACATTGCCGTCACCAGGGAAAAGCACAGTACCGCGAACATGAACACGGGGGAGCCGCACGAGACCGTTCAGCTGACCACGCTCTGGTCCAACCGACATGTGTTCGAGACCGTCTTCGGCGAAGCGCATAAGCTGGCGGCTAATGCAAGCGAGGGTAAGACGGTTGTGTACTCGGCACGAGGCTTGGAGTGGAAGCCCCTCGGCGATCCCAGAAAGAAGCGCCCACTCGACTCCGTGGTGTTGGACGAGGGTATCGAGGAGAACATCGTCGATGACGTCAAGGACTTCCTGTTTAGACAACAGTGGTATGTGGATCGAGGCATTCCCTATCGAAGGGGCTATCTATTGTTTGGCCCCCCTGGAAGCGGCAAGAGTTCTTTCATCCAAGCTCTAGCCGGAGAGTTAGATTTCAGCGTGGCAATGATCAACTTGAGCGAGACGGGCATGACGGATGATAAGCTGGCGTTTCTCCTGACCAAACTGCCGAAAAGAAGCTTTCTGTtgctcgaggatgccgatgcGGCGTTCGTGAATCGAAAGCAGCGCGATGCCGACGGTTACTCGGGAGCGAGCGTGACCTTTTCGGGGCTGCTCAACGCCCTGGACGGTGTCGCCGCTGGCGAGGAGCGCATCGCCTTCCTGACCACGAATCATATAGACCGCCTAGACCCGGCCCTGATTCGTCCCGGACGAGTGGACATGATGATCCGAatcggcgaggcgacgaaaTACCAAGCAGCACGGATGTGGGATCGCTTTTACGGCGACGTTGATACTGATGGCCGCGGAAGAGAACGGTTCCTGCAACGACTAGAAGACCTAGGGCTGGCTGTCGAAAACCGGGGTGCGAATGGGCCAACCCGGCTTCTCAGCACCGCTGCAATCCAGGGCCTGTTCCTCTTCAACAAGAATGACATGGAAGGGGCAATTAACTCGGCCGGTAGCCTAATTCCGGAGAAGTTTGATACAGAAACAGACAGGGGCTGTGCAGTCAGATAG
- a CDS encoding mitochondrial distribution and morphology protein, whose product MPHRPTKEELLAAANGFWERVRWVGDYLTQSAGVTVVFESAIVPKWRNGVIAFRNVFVSRRPGQIESSVSKGSFDAAAVAAAGRHPQIANATGVEDDGNYTQFDVTIANVNVTLSFINWWNGKGLLKDVEVTGVRGVLDRTSVRWPLGQIDPLSYRHAHESGDFEIESFKLEDLLLTIHQPDGFRPFSMSIYSCELPQLRKQWLFYDFLSANHMSGSFDGSLFTIHPRQTHGVASGHDHGMALAGVGESNAWKRFSRLRIDGLKIDHLNRGVEGPFGWIYEGNVDIVADVMFPADTDDGITKVVSDFYDQLEEAVALNRERFLQHGADPVPTLHRSGHLSEAFGKMEEQRTEVDDNERNEENRRYLIMDLRIHLNDVKAAVPLFTRDISYINQALVRPIVAYINVKRTYIPIACRIIKRLGDFDGSWTVFDCGLMNDASAEMYEAFAKDVEDQQSRVRRFKKVGFWTLSLAVHALFMGMAGNVV is encoded by the exons ATGCCACATCGTCCGACAAAAGAAGAACTTCTCGCTGCGGCGAATGGGTTCTGGGAAAGAGTCAGA TGGGTTGGGGACTACTTGACGCAATCTGCTGGCGTCACGGTCGTTTTCGAGTCCGCCATTGTCCCAAAATGGAGAAACGGTGTTATCGCCTTCCGCAATGTGTTCGTgtctcgacggccaggccAAATTGAGTCATCCGTCAGCAAAGGTTCATTCGATGctgcggccgtggcggcagCAGGACGGCATCCACAGATTGCCAATGCAACTGGCGTGGAGGACGATGGCAATTACACACAGTTCGATGTGACGATAGCGAACGTCAATGTCACGCTGTCATTCATCAATTGGTGGAATGGCAAAGGCTTGCTCAAGGACGTCGAGGTAACAGGAGTCCGCGGTGTGCTGGACCGAACGTCAGTACGATGGCCCCTGGGTCAGATTGACCCTCTGTCTTACCGCCACGCGCATGAATCGGGAGATTTCGAGATCGAATCTTTCAAACTTGAAGACCTATTGTTGACAATACATCAACCGGACGGATTCCGACCCTTTTCAATGAGCATCTACTCCTGCGAACTCCCTCAGCTGCGCAAACAGTGGCTTTTCTACGACTTTTTATCAGCTAATCATATGTCGGGGTCCTTTGATGGCTCACTCTTCACAATCCACCCGCGCCAGACGCACGGCGTGGCGTCCGGGCACGACCATGGCATGGCCTTGGCAGGGGTTGGAGAGTCAAACGCCTGGAAGAGATTTAGCAGGCTTAGGATAGATGGGCTTAAGATTGATCATTTGAATCGCGGCGTGGAAGGGCCATTTGGATGGATTTACGAAGGAAACGTTGACATCGTTGCAGACGTCATGTTTCCGGCGGATACCGATGACGGCATCACCAAGGTCGTGTCCGACTTTTACGACCAGCTCGAAGAAGCAGTAGCATTGAACCGGGAGCGGTTTCTGCAGCACGGCGCTGATCCGGTGCCCACCCTTCACCGCTCTGGACATCTCTCGGAAGCATTCGGCAAGATGGAGGAGCAGCGGACCGAAGTGGACGATAACGAACGAAACGAAGAAAACCGCCGGTACCTTATTATGGACTTGCGGATCCACCTTAATGATGTCAAAGCCGCTGTGCCGCTCTTCACACGAGACATATCTTACATTAACCAGGCGCTGGTACGTCCCATCGTCGCGTACATTAATGTCAAGAGGACATATATACCCATCGCCTGTCGCATTATAAAGCGTCTAGGCGACTTTGACGGCAGCTGGACCGTGTTCGACTGCGGACTCATGAATGAtgcgtcggccgagatgtACGAGGCTTTTGCAAAAGATGTCGAAGACCAGCAGAGCCGCGTCCGACGGTTCAAAAAAGTGGGATTCTGGACACTGTCATTGGCTGTCCATGCCCTCTTTATGGGCATGGCAGGCAACGTTGTTTGA
- a CDS encoding Enolase, which translates to MAITKVHARSVYDSRGNPTVEVDVVTETGLHRAIVPSGASTGQHEACELRDGDKSKWGGKGVGKAVDNVNAIIGPALIKEAIDVKDQSKIDAFLNGLDGTPNKTKLGANAILGVSLAVAKAGAAEKGVPLYAHISDLAGTKKPYVLPVPFMNVLNGGSHAGGRLAFQEFMIVPSAAPSFSEAMRQGAEVYQQLKSLAKKKYGQSAGNVGDEGGVAPDIQTAAEALDLITDAIDKAGYTGKMNIAMDVASSEFYKEAEKKYDLDFKNPESDPAKWITYEELAAMYSDLAKKYPIVSIEDPFAEDDWEAWSYFYKSQDIQIVGDDLTVTNPVRIKKAVELKACNALLLKVNQIGTLTESIQAAKDSYADGWGVMVSHRSGETEDVTIADLVVGIRSGEIKTGAPCRSERLAKLNQILRIEEELGDQAIYAGENFRKAVNL; encoded by the exons ATGGCCATCACCAAGGTTCATGCACGATCAGTCTACGACTCGCGAGGCAACCCCACTGTTGAGGTTGACGTCGTTACCGAGACAGGGCTCCATCGCGCCATTGTTCCATCCGGAGCTTCTACCG GCCAGCACGAAGCTTGTGAGCTACGCGATGGTGACAAGTCCAAATGGGGCGGCAAAGGCGTtggcaaggccgtcgacaacGTTAATGCCATCATTGGCCCTGCCCTAATCAAAGAGGCCATCGATGTGAAGGATCAATCCAAGATCGATGCTTTCTTGAACGGACTCGACGGCACTCCCAACAAGACCAAGCTTGGCGCGAACGCCATCCTCGGTGTCAGCTTAGCTGTTgccaaggccggcgccgctgaAAAG GGTGTCCCTCTGTATGCTCACATTTCGGACCTCGCCGGAACAAAAAAGCCTTATGTCCTGCCCGTTCCTTTCATGAACGTCCTCAACGGCGG TTCTCACGCCGGTGGCCGTCTTGCCTTCCAGGAGTTCATGATTGTCCCTTC TGCTGCCCCTTCTTTCTCGGAAGCCATGCGGCAGGGTGCTGAGGTTTACCAACAGCTCAAGAGCCTGGCGAAGAAGAAATATGGCCAGTCTGCCGGCAACGTTGGTGATGAGGGTGGTGTTGCTCCTGACATTCAGACTGCCGCAGAAGCCCTTGACCTTATCACAGACGCCATTGACAAGGCCGGCTACACAGGCAAAATGAATATTGCAATGGATGTTGCATCGAGCGAGTTCTACAAGGAGGCAGAGAAGAAGTACGACCTTGATTTCAAGAATCCCGAGAGCGATCCAGCCAAGTGGATCACATATGAGGAACTTGCCGCCATGTACTCTGACCTGGCGAAGAAGTACCCCATTGTTTCCATCGAAGATCCCTTTGCTGAGGATGACTGGGAGGCCTGGAGCTACTTCTACAAGTCCCAGGATATCCAGATTGTCGGTGATGATCTAACTGTCACCAACCCAGTGCGTATCAAGAAGGCGGTCGAGCTGAAAGCTTGCAACGCGCTTCTGCTCAAGGTCAACCAGATCGGTACTCTAACAGAGTCGATCCAGGCTGCCAAGGATTCATATGCCGACGGGTGGGGTGTCATGGTTTCTCACCGATCTGGTGAAACCGAGGATGTCACTATCGCCGATCTTGTCGTCGGAATCCGATCCGGCGAGATCAAGACTGGTGCTCCCTGCCGGTCCGAGCGTCTAGCCAAGCTCAATCAGATTCTCCGCATCGAAGAAGAGCTTGGTGACCAGGCCATCTATGCTGGCGAGAACTTCCGCAAGGCTGTCAACTTGTGA
- a CDS encoding KH domain containing protein: protein MPAPTALKGTEAPLGVDMAVPGHECDDEFLLGAKDHMATESLTSAPRELDSDDAMAIDEEGRPRFAPASDIDPVTRVEIRKVPVPPHRMTPLKQSWPSIYPPLVEHLKLQCRMNIKRKTVELRTSKHTIDSGALQKGEDFVRAFTLGFDVDDAVALLRLDDLYIETFEIKDVRTMHGDSQTRTIGRIAGKDGKTKFAIENASRTRIVLADSKIHILGGFRNIHMARESVVSLILGKPPGKVYGNLRTVAARMKERF, encoded by the exons ATGCCCGCACCAACAGCCTTGAAAGGGACCGAGGCCCCGCTCGGCGTTGACATGGCAGTTCCAGGCCATG AATGCGATGATGAATTCCTTCTTGGAGCAAAAGATCACATGGCCACCGAATCACTCACTTCGGCGCCACGAGAACTTGACAGCGATGACGCCATGGCCATTGACGAAGAGGGACGGCCACGGTTCGCACCGGCCAGCGATATC GACCCTGTCACCAGAGTTGAGATCCGCAAGGTTCCCGTACCGCCACACCGCATGACCCCTCTGAAGCAATCATGGCCCTCCATTTACCCTCCTCTAGTCGAGCACCTGAAGCTGCAATGCCGAATGAACATTAAACGAAAGACCGTGGAACTGAGAACCTCAAAGCACACCATCGACTCCGGTGCGCTACAAAAAGGCGAGGACTTTGTCAGGGCCTTTACTTTGGGCTTTGatgtcgatgatgccgtcgcTCTGCTGCGATTAGACGACCTGTATATTGAGACATTTGAGATCAAGGACGTAAGGACCATGCATGGTGACAGCCAGACTCGTACCATTGGTCGAATAGCCGGCAAGGATGGCAAGACCAAGTTTGCCATCGAGAATGCTAGCCGCACAAGAATTGTGTTGGCGGACTCCAAGATTCACATCTTGGGAGGATTCAGGAACATACACATGGCACGGGAATCGGTTGTTAGCCTCATCCTCGGCAAGCCGCCTGGAAAAGTATACGGTAACCTGAGGACGGTTGCCGCTAGGATGAAAGAGCGTTTCTAA
- a CDS encoding eukaryotic translation initiation factor 3 subunit EifCj produces MPSQKHAADGKFPVDDESNDSSTPPSSPPVVAARRRQFGDEEDDSDVLDSWDAAEDSEVEREKARHAAEMKAKAAAAAAAAKKPKTQRVAEHQAERARQRAMDDEESDDDETEAERRERLRRTEQEADLHHAEDLFGQVGINSGRKAPTIGTAVVVDSNDPTTTVNLASLALFSPHTKKQFELLRATIAPIITGNSKKAHYGLFLEEFVKELAKDLSSDQVKKVASALTRLSNEKLKDEKAADKGGKKSKAAKTKASLVASRPNTTDTTTYDNDDFGEYAGLHQYAD; encoded by the exons ATGCCCTCCCAGAAACACG CTGCTGACGGCAAATTCCCTGTAGATGACGAGTCGAATGACTCCAGTACCCCCCCCTCTTCCCCTCCAGTCgttgctgctcgtcgacgccaatTTGGCGATGAAGAAGACGATAGTGAT GTGCTTGATTCCTGGGATGCTGCCGAGGATTCCGAGGTAGAGCGTGAGAAAGCCCGGCACGCTGCGGAAATGAAAGcaaaggccgccgccgccgccgccgccgccaagaaGCCAAAGACACAGCGTGTCGCGGAACACCAAGCTGAACGTGCTCGTCAGCgcgccatggacgacgaagaaagtgacgacgacgagaccgaggccgagcgccGCGAGCGCCTGCGCCGCACCGAGCAGGAAGCTGACCTCCATCATGCGGAGGATCTCTTTGGCCAGGTGGGCATAAATAGTGGTCGCAAGGCTCCCACCATTGGCACTGCCGTTGTAGTTGACTCGAATGACCCCACAACTACCGTCAACCTCGCCAGTCTCGCCCTGTTCAGCCCGCATACAAAGAAGCAGTTTGAGCTGTTGCGCGCCACAATTGCCCCCATCATTACAGGTAATTCCAAGAAGGCGCACTAcggcctcttcctcgaggaGTTCGTCAAGGAGCTCGCCAAGGATTTGTCCAGCGATCAAGTCAAGAAGGTTGCCAGCGCACTCACCCGCCTGAGCAATGAGAAGCTGAAGGACGAGAAGGCCGCTGATAAAGGTGGCAAGAAGTCCAAGGCCGCCAAGACCAAAGCTTCACTCGTCGCCAGCCGGCCTAACACGACGGATACGACGACATACGACAACGATGATTTCGGGGAGTATGCTGGCCTGCATCAATATGCGGACTGA